From the genome of Gimesia chilikensis:
GAAAGCATGACATCATGAGCTACTTTCATGGCAAAAAAATTCTGGTTCCCATCGATTTCTCAGAAACCTCTCTGGAAGCCATCAAGAAAGCCATTGAAATTGCAGAAGACCCGGCACTGGTGACCGTCGTGCATGTGATGATCCCGCTGGACCTGGTTTCCCCAGGCGTGCTGTTCGGCGGACTGACCGATGAAAAACGAACTGATCACGTCAACAAACTGGCAAAAAAAGAATTCGCGAAACATCAGATTGAAGGTATCACCTTCGAAACCCTGATCGGAGACCCTGGTATTAAAATCGCTGACTACGCGAAAGAAAAGGGGATGGACCTGATTGTCATCCCCTCACACGGCTATACAGGCATCACCCGACTGGCACTGGGATCTGTAGCTGAGCGAGTCCTGCGACATGCCCCCTGCCCGACACTGGTCCTGAGACAACCAAAGTCCTGAGCTTCGCTTTTCAGGATTCGCCATTTTTCTTTGGCTTGGTGGGAGACTCCGGGGCCGGGGCGGGAGCCAGTTCTTCCACAACCAGATTACGAAAGTGAATTTCGGAACCTTCACTCTGCAGCGCGATGGCCCCTTTGCTGGGGTCGCAACCTGTGACCTCTCCCAGCTTGATGCCGTTGATCATCACCGAAATACTTCCGGAGCGACAGGTCAACACACACTTGTGCCATTTCCCGACAGGCAGATCCAGCGGAGTAGTCGGCGAAAGCTTGTTGGCAGATTTCGCACCACTTCCGGGAGTAGGAAACACGAAACCAGCTTCCGGTCGATGCAACTGTACCTGAAATGCTTTGGGCCAGACCTTATCAGGCTCTGCCGTGAAAAGCAGGATGCCACTATTGGCATTTGGATCACCCGGATACATCCACTCCATGCTGAACTGAAAATTTTCGTATGTCTTCTGGGTGCGAATGTAACCGTAAGGCTTCCCGGTACACGTTAAAACGCTGGGTTGATCCTGCCCGCCACTCACCACTTTCCAGGTCACATTCGGATCAGTTTCCTTCGATTCTTCACTGACGAATTTCCAGTGATCCCAGAAATCACCACCATTGAGCAGTTTCTCAGGTCCAGTCAAAGTCTTGGGAGCGGGTGGTGCCTTTTTCGCTTCAGGTCCAGGAGCCTTTTTCTCGTTTTCAGTCGGTGCTTCAGCCGGTGTAGAAGACTGTGCCCATACTGCTTCAGGGCTGGAGAGAAAACAGAGTGCCATCAAGGTCAACAAGAGTGAGGACCAGCTTCTGATCAAGACACCTGGTCTGGCGCAGACAGTCTCCCGTCTCCACTTCTCCCGAGATCGATGATGGAAATACAACACGCTGATTTTGCCCGACTTGACTGTTAAAAGAACCTGATTATGGAAATGTAGATAAAGAATCAATTATTCTAAGCCCACATTCATCAACATTCAATTATGGCCGGCGCTCCATCTGCCAGTTTTCAAAAATGGCCTGCCTCCCATTCTCTGAACACAAAGCCACACCATCAGACTAACAATGGCCCGGGGGGGATACCAGCACCAATTCCATGCATTTCGCTACATTCAGGAACTTCTATAACGATTAAATGGGTCTGTCAGGCAGCCCACCAAAGCCTACACCGAACTTCCAATCCCCAGCGATCTGTGAATTTTATTTGACGGTCAAGTTCCGGGATTGATAAACTGTTCCTAGAACCGGAACAATCTACCCTCTCCCCTTTAAAAAAGATTGGTGCTCTTATGCAATTTAATCCTGGCTCCTCCGCTGATAATAAATCTCCCGAATTTCTGCAGATCTCTCGACGGCACTTCGTCAGAACCATGGGAGCCGCTCTGGCAGGATCTCCACTTCTGGGTGCAGAGCATCTACTGGCAGGCCAGTCGGATACTCCAGCTAAAACAACTGCCCCAGAACCACTGGTCAAAAAATTGTACGAAAGCCTCACACCGGCGCAGAAATCCAAAGTCTGTTTTGACTGGGATCATAAGAGCAAATCAGGACTGCTCCGCCAGAAAATCCAAGCCAACTGGAACATCACCAAACCTTATGTCACGAGTGATTTCTACAACAAAGACCAGCAGGAACTGATTGAAGCCATCTTCTTCGGTCACTTTGATCCCAGCTGGCACAAAAATATCCGTCAGCAGCTACTGGACGATCAGGGAGGCTACGGTGAAGAACAGTCGATTGCCATTTTTGGAACCCCTGGTACAGACCAGTTCCAGTTTGTAATGACCGGCCGACACACAACGGTTCGCTGTGATGGTGACAGCGCCGAGCATCTGGCATTTGGTGGCCCGATCTTTTATGGTCATGCTGCAGAGGACTTCAATGAAAAACCAGATCATCCCGGAAATGTTTTCTGGCAACAGGCTCTCAAAGCCAATCAGGTTTACAAGATCCTGGATGGAAAACAACGTAAACAGGCACTGATTCCTCAAGCTCCCCAGGAATCACGAGTGCAGTTCAAAAAGTCAGCCGACCAGATCACCGGTCTGCAGATCGCCGACATGACTAAGGACCAGAAACAGGAAATGCAGAGTGTTCTCAGCCTGTTACTGGAACCGTTCCGAACCTCAGACCAGCAAGAAGTGCGCAAGTGCATTGATACCCAGGGTGGGCTGGACCAGTGCCGACTCTCCTTCTATCAGTCCGGAGATATCGGCAATGATGAAACCTGGGACATCTGGCGACTGGAAGGCCCTTCCTTCGTCTGGCATTATCGCGGTGCCCCCCACGTGCATGTGTGGGTCAACGTATCAGATGATCCCAAAACGAAAATCACCACTACTTAATGCAATGAATGTGCATCGCAGGGGACTGAATTCCAGCCCCTGCTTCTGTCGTTCACTGACAATGAATTGACAACGCTAAGTGGCTTTTCATCTTTTGAGAATAACCGGGATCACAGTGCGCCCACAATTGCCCACTGCTGGGCAAAGTATAAGCCATCAGTGGAAAATAATTGAGCGGTTGAGTATGCGGCGCCTCGCTCTACATCACTCACCGCTACGGGTGCACGTCAGCATTTTCACTGCGTAAAACTGATGATCAATCCACATCACAACTAATTACTCAGTGTGCTGTATCCCTGCCACGATTGCTGTTTCGGAAACTCATGAATCACTTACGAGAATATTATTGCAATCGGAAACTCATGAATATTTCAAGCATTAAAATAATATTTCCCAGGCAGACAGAAGAGAAACAGAAAGTTCTTTCAACTCAATAAAACCTTGTTTGATGTCGGTTGACTTTCTGTCGCGATAGACAATATTGGTTGGTAGCAATTCTTGTTTTCTATTTTTTAGTATGGAAAAATAATTGCGATTACTTATGATACGCTCTGCCGTATCAGTTTCGATGTCAGCAGAATAAAAAATCTGGCAGCGTAATAGCCGGGCAACCCTGGCTGATACTTTTGTTATTCACAATCGTTTTTTTTTCTGATTGTAAATATAGACCTGATCTACTCTCCAGACAGCAGGTGACCGAGTGACTAAAGAGCTTCTCTCACAGCAAAAAGTCAGTTCGTTCTCAACTCCAGCTTCCACAATAAAACCAGATCATGCCAGCCCATCACTCTCGCTGTCAGAGCGTATTTCGATCAACCAGATAACTACCTATCACTGGTCGTTCAAAGAAAGTTTGAACGGTCTGCTTTCGGCAGGCATTCCTGCGATTGGATTGTGGAATCGAAAAGTTCTGGACCTCGAACCTGCAGAGGCAGCTGAACTGGTCATCGATTCCGGAATGAAAGTCTCCACAGTTTCCCTTGCTGGAGGATTTACAGGCTGCAATGAATATGCGTTTGAAGATGCCATTGCTGATGCGATCCAACTGATCTGCTTTGGTGGTCAGGTCAACGCCTCTGCCATCCAGATCGCCAGTGGACCTCGAGCGGGACACACACTCAATCACGCCCGTGACTTGACCATGGAAGCTCTCAAACGACTGGGGGATGTTGCCTCACTCACCGGGACCCGGCTGGCACTTAAAACAATGCGTTCCCCGCAGTCCCGCCACTGGACGTTTCTGAATTCTCTGCATGCGAACCTGGAACTGATTGATGCTTGCGGGCATCCTGCAGTTGGCCTGGCGCTGGAACCGGCATTGCTGCTCAACGAAGAAAACCCTGTGCAGTTACTCTCCGAAATCATGCCACTCATTGCCTCAGTTCAAGTTTCTGACTGGGACATCTCTGAAGAACTGACCGACGAGTTCCCGCAGTACCAGTTGCTCGAGATGATCCATGATTCCGGCTACAAAGGTTTCTATGACCTGGAAATCTGGTCCGAAGAAATCTGGCAATCCGACTACGAATCTCTGTTGAGTCGAGTGCGACAACTCACTCAGGTAGAGTCTTCCCGCTACGAATAGTCGCACACCGACTTGGCCTCCATTCCCCGGAACTGCTGCGAATCATCGCGCCTGTAGATTGATTCCGGACTCCCTGTTGGTTTACCATGGTTGACAGAGACGATCTGCAGATGCAGCACACCAATTTCTAAAATCCAGCCAGTATCTTCTTCCCCGCATACTCCCTGCTTTAGTTGGTAAGCAGACTGTCTCATGAGTTGATGCAATTCCCCGCTCTCCGGTATGCGGTGAAGAAATACGCCGAATCAGTCCGTCTCGGAACTCCTCAGAGACATGGTAACCAGCGATGGAGCATGAATCTTACAGCCTGGATGATTTAGCAAGACAGCTAGGTCGTGACAAACGCGAGTTGGAAAAACTGGCAAGCCGGGGCAGAATTCCCGGCCGTAAGGTTAACGGAGAATGGCTGTTCAACTCGACCGAAATCACACACTGGCTGGAACAGGAGATGCGGAGCTATTCCACCACCGAGTTGGAACGCGTAGAACAGACCCACCCCACAACTCAATTGGATTCAGAGCACTTGATCAGCAGCCTGATGCCTGAAGAGTTGATGGAAGTCCCCCTGGATGCCCGCACCAAACGCTCCGTTCTGGAAAGTCTGATTGAAATTGCCGGCCGAACCTGGCAGATCTGGGAACCGTCAGCAGTTCTGACCGCTGTCCAGGAACGTGAGGAAGCGTACCCGACCGCCTTTGACAACGGCGTTGCAATCCCGCACCCCCGTAACCCACTCTCCGATGCCGTCGGAGAACCGGTTATCGCTTATGGCAGAACACTCTCGGGAATCCCTTTCGGCTCAGACAGAGGCGGACTGACAGACATCTTTTTCCTGGTGATCTGCTCCGACACCGCGACTCACCTCTCTGTGCTGGCGCGGCTGGGACGAATGCTGCAACTTCCCGATTTTGTCGATCTGCTGCGTGAGGCAAGCACTCCTCAGGAGACCAGACAGGTGATCATCGAAGCGGAAAAACGGGTCGCAGAACAGTAAGATTCGTCACCAGTGAGCTCAGCCGGTTCTCTGTGCCCCAGATGATTCACTTGAAATTCATCTTACCGTCACATCGAAATCTGTCCGGGACTTGATTGATCCGTTTCCTGAGATAATCCGACAGACATCATTGACGAATCTGTCTCCAGCACAAAGAATAGTTTTCACTGCTCGAACTTTCGCCCCTGTCTGAAACCATTCTCACAATCAAGTTCTGTACAGGGCGACCCTTCCAGAAAAATAGCGGGCATAGAAATAAACGGTCAACATCAATCATATTTGAACGTGATAAAGAATAACCGCCATGAACGTAGAACTGCCTGAACCTCTGGACGTGATTGCCGTAGGTGCCCATCCCGATGATGTCGAAATTGCCTGTGGCGGTACTCTGGCCAAACTGGTCCAGCAGGGATACCGGGTCGGCATTATCGACCTGACTGATGGTGAACCCACGCCTCTCAGCCCTGGGCCGGAACATCGTCTCGAGGAAGCCCGAAAGGCTGCAGAGATTCTGGGAATTCAAGTCCGGGAAACCCTGGAACTGACCAACCGACGGTTGTTTGACAGTTTTGAAAATCGTGTCGCGCTGGCAACGCTGTTTCGCAAATACCGCCCCAAAGTCGTTCTGGGCCTGGCAGGTAAAACCCCCATGGCCTCCCCGGATCACTGGCAGGCCATGCAGATTACCGATGCTGCTGTCTTCTATTCGCGTCTGACAAAATGGAATGAGCACTTCAGCCACACGGAGCCGCATACCATTCAGAAACAGGTCTGGTACCCCCTTGGTTTCGGCTCACTGAATTACCCGGAAGGCAGCGGGCAGTTCGTGGTCGATATTTCCGAAACCCTGGACCAGAAGCTGGAATCGATTCGCGCCTATCAGTCGCAGTTTCCTCCAGAAAAGAAACGTGTCTACCGCCTGGTCGAGAGCCAGAACCGGCTGGTCGGCACCAGTGCCGGTTTTGAAGCAGGCGAACTCTTCATCTGTGCCACGACCCTGGGAGTCCGGGATCTGGTGCAAACGGTCTGCCCCTGAAATGCTTCATAAGACACTAAAAAACCAGCAGATACGGCATTATTAAAATTTCCATCGTCATAAAAAGATGTTATGATACTATCAGAAATCGCACATGTGTCCCCTACGGACATCTAAATTGAGTAGCCACTTTTTGATTTTTCATCGACGCACATACAGGCCCATTAATGGTTGAAATTCGTTACGGCAAAGTCAGTATCACGGGAAATTTCCGGGAGAACAATGAAGATAATTTCTTCATTGATGAATCGCGGAAGTATTTTCTGGTTGCCGACGGTATGGGCGGACAGTGTGCCGGAGAGAAAGCCAGCCAGTTAGCAGTCGAGTTGATTCCCAAACGACTGGACGAGCTCATCGACTTTAATTCCACTCCCACAGGAGAGGTTGTGCAGTCGATCGACAAAGCTGTCGCGCATGCCAATGGTGAGATCATGGCTCTGGGCGAGTTGGATCCCAATTGTCGCAGCATGGGCACGACGATTGTCTTCGTGGTTCAGGTTGGCGGAGAACTCTTTATCGGCGGAGTTGGTGACAGTCGTGTTTATCTGCTCCGAGACGAAAAGCTGCATCAGCTGACTACCGACCATTCGCTGACCCAGGCACTGGTCGATGCAGGCACAATCACCCCGGAAGAAGCATTAACGCACCGTTATAAAAATGTGCTCTATCGGTATCTGGGAACCAAAGATGGCAGTGCGGGAACCCAGGCCCAGCAACTGGCGCCGCAGTCACAGGATCGCATCATTCTTTGTTCGGATGGTGTTACCGACGGAATTCCCGATGAGAAACTGCAGGAACTGCTCAGTCAGTATGACGACCCGCAACAGGCGGCTGAAGAAATTGTCAAGTCAGCCCAGGAAGGTGGCTCGAAAGATAACATCACCTGTATTGTGCTGCACGTCAGCTGACATCCCCTTTCAGAAATGCCGGTTTGAATCCGGCAGCGGCAACGGAGCCCTTTTCGTCGACGCCCTGTTTTCCATCTGGCTGATCAATGCGAGTTCGATCCTTCATCCCGTTTCTGATCGCCATTCTGCTCACACTGGGTCTGTTTTATTCTGATTCCATCTCACTGGGTATCCCCGGAGAATGGAGCTGGCAGCGAATCCCTTTCACAGGACCAAGCGTCCTGTTCGGTGCCATAGTCGCCGGCCTGATTCTTGCCGCATATCTCTTGCTGGTTGTCTGGGGCCATGCGCGCATCAGCGACTGCCGTCGTGGCGAGCTGATTGCCTGGCTCACAGGGTTGGTCATCGCCAGCCTGACCTGGTCATTCTACCTGCAGGACAGCCCCCCGGCGGAATACTCTCTCTCCAAGGCTCCTTTCGTATTGTACTACAAAGGATCTTCCGGATACTTCACAGAAGCAAATACCAATATCAAAAACGTTGCCACCTACCTCTCTGAATACGAAACCAAAATGGAGGGAGGAGACGTACTGCACGAAGGGACGCACCCTCCCGGTCTGCCCCTGTTCTATCGATCGTTGATCTGGCTCTGTGACACCTGGCCGGGACTGCAGTCCTTCTTATTCGAAACGCAACCTGCGTCCTTTCAGATCGCCTGTGAAATTATTGCAGAGACGACCGCGCTCACTCCTGATCCACTGACCAGCCGGGATCGGGCCGTGCTCTGGCTGGCAACCCTGATTACCCTGCTCGCTTCTGCACTGACCGTGATTCCCCTGTTTCTACTTGCCCACGAATTCTGTTCGCGCAGAATCAGCTGGCAGGTCGTTGCATTCTGGCCACTGATACCTGCAGCGCTGATCTTTCAACCTAAGTCAGATGCACTTTATTCCGTTCTGGCGGTATCGTTTCTTTACTGCTGGGTTGCCGCCTGGCGTCGGAAGTCTGCAGCCTGCTTTATCCTGGCCGGACTATTGATCTGGAGTGGCTTGTTTCTCACGCTCGCCTTTCTACCGGTTGCGCTGTGTGCCGTTCTTTATTCACTACTCTCCGCATGGAAACAGAGAGCAGAAACAACTCCACATCAATTCCCCTGGAAACGATTGTTTGCAGCGGCAGGCTGGAGCCTATTGGGATTTGCTGTCCCGCTGATCCTGTGTGCGATTCTATTTCAGCTCAATCTGCCTCGGGTCTGGATTCTGAATCTCCAAAACCATGCCGGCTTCTATGATGAATATCCCCGCACATACTGGAAGTGGCTGTTGCTGAATCCCCTGGAGATCAGTCTGTCAATCGGGCTACCTGTTATCTGGCTGGTTCTCAAGTCACTATGTCGGCGCCCTGATCCAGATCTCACCCCAGGATCACACCACGCGACCAGCGTGTATCCCCTGTTATACTCCTGCCTGCTTGTGCTCGGACTACTCTGGCTCTCTGGCAAAAACATGGGAGAAGCCGCTCGCCTCTGGCTCATCTTTCTGCCCTGGTTCCTCTTGATGACCATTCCTGTCTGGCAGCTTTGCCAGCAGCAATTTGAGGATTCTCAAGAACAGCCTCCTTCCTCTCTCAGACAGCAGACTTTCTGGATTGGTGCTCTGGTCGCTCAGGCGATTGTCTGCGTCGCGACAGTCTTCCGTATCACCGGTTTTCATTTCCCCCCCGGTTAGGCATATCCTGAGCGATTTAACTCCAGCGTCGCAATCCGCTATATTCCCTACAACCCGATAAGTCGGAATTCCCGGCAAAACAGTCTTCCCGGTTCTCAGATTCCGACGATAAGCATTGTGTGCGCCCTGCCTGATCAATCGCTGCGGTCCAGTTCTAGAACTGTGGTTTGCCGCTGCCTGAACTGATAGAGGTGTCTCCCTTGACCGTTTAGTTTCACCCCCGAATACTTACAGAGCCAGACTGCAGGTTGCCTCTCATGGCGAAGTTTAAACTCGGTTTCCTTTCAACACTCAACAGCCTGTGCATGGTTCTGTTTTTGAGTGCGGGATGTGCGGACGACTCTCTGGAATTCACTGAACTCAAGCAGGTCAATGAGAAGGTGACTGAGGCAGAACTCAAGCGTTACCTCAAAGTCATTGAGCTTCTGCCACAACAGAAGCTGCCTGCCTTCCCCTCGGTTTATGCTCCAGCGCCATCCTGGAGCCACATCCGGTCGCTGCCGATCGAGGATCTGGTTCACAGCGAGCAGAATAACCTGTCACTGCTCTGGGATGTGGATCGCATTGGGGATCAGTTCGGACTTCGTAATCGCAGTCTGAAGAAAGCACTCCGCAGACGGGACATGTCGAAAGAACAGTTCATCTGCTACACGCTTGCGCTGGGACTGGCGGCCAGCCGGAATCAGCTGCGCGAGGATCAGGATCTGGAGGAAGTCATCGAAAAGGGTAATAAAACGATTCATCAGTTGAAACTGGATAAACGCCCTTTCTCTTCGCTCTCCCTGGAAGAGCGTCACCGCACATTGCATGAAGCCATGTGGATTTCCCGGGTGAACCGGGCCGAACACCTGATACAGGTTCCACCGGAAAATATGAATCTCGTCAGAGCCCACTGGGATGAATTACAGAAATTTCTGCCTCCGGAGTTCCTGAAAAATCCGCTGGATGAACTCACGGACATCCTGGAAGAAAGAGGGATTCCCTTCACCTTTCCAGATGACGATGCGGACGAGCTGCTGCACTGGACTTCGACCAATGCAATTATTGGCAACGATGAGCCAGACCCCGAACCGGAGCAAACCCGGATTCAGTAAGCGGGCCTATTGAGCTGCGGCGACGTCCGGCCGAAGTTTTTGAGCTTCATTCAGGTAAACGTGCACCACTTCGGACTGTTTCTGGTCAGTATTTACGTGAATCATCACACGAATACAGCGAGGCATCGCTCCTTTTACGGCGATTTCAGAGGCACAAATCAGTGGGACTGATTTCATTCCCAACTCACGGGCTGCTTCGGCCGGAAAGGCGGATGTCAGGTCAGGTGTGGTGGTAAAAAATACGGAGACAATATCTTCGTAGTTTTCAATCCGATTCGCTTTGAGCAGTTGCTCCAGCAGATCACGTGTCGCAGACAAAACCTCTGCTGAAACGTCCTGTGTTACTGTTGTTGCACCACGAATTCCACGTACCGACATCGTTATTACCAAGCATTCCTGAAAAATCTTCTGCCGCATAACTGAACATACGAACCAGTCAATGCAACCTGATCAACGTAAATTAAGCCTATTCCATGAAATTAACATCCTAACTAATTCTTCGGCTGTTGGCTACCAGTGGCATTCCTGAATTCTGAGGAGACTCCGGTCACAAAACAAAGAAGCAGCAGCGCTCACCGCCCTGCTTAACATCTCAAGATGTGGAAACATTTTGCGTCTGAGTTAAAAAATGCTCTTGCGTTACTTTTGTAAAATCAGGTAAAAATCATCCGATTCCGGGAAATCAGGATTCAAAGAGTGCCAGGATGGTATCTCATTTTCCCGTATTCTATCAGACAATTGATATCGCAAACGTACATCTCTCGGAAAGGACTCCTTGATGTCGACGACGGTGGAGTGGATCGCTCAAGAACTGAATTGCCCGGCCCGTGGCAATCAGAGACTGGAAATACATGGAGCGGAATCCGTTCTCAAAGCGGGTCCCCATGATATCACTTTTGTGGGCGATGAACTCAACCTGAAACGCCTCAAGTCGAGTCAGGCCGGTGCCGTGATTATCGAGCAACGCCTGGAAGAGTCGTTCCAGAAAGCTTTTGAATCCACCCCGATGACCTCCCTGACCGTGGTGGACGCCCAGGCTGCCTTCATCAAAGTCATTCAGAAACTCCGTCCTGCTCGGGAGCTTCCCGAAATCGGCATTTCTCCTGCAGCTGATATCAGTGACCAGGCCACAATCGGTGAAAACTGTCACATTTATCCGCGGGTCACGATTCGCCCTGGTGTCAAAATTGGAAACAACTGCCGGATTTACCCTGGCGTCTACATCGGTGATGACTGCGTCCTCGGTGACGATGTGACCATTCATGCCAATACAGTTCTCTACCCGGATGTCAAAATCGCTGACCGGGTTTTAATTCACGCCGCAGCAGTGCTGGGATGTGACGGCTTTGGCTATCGCTTCGAAAAAGGCCAGTACGTCAAGATTCCTCACCTGGGCAGTGTGCGTATCGAAGACGATGTCGAAATTGGCGCCGGAACAACCATCGACCGGGGTATGATCGGACCGACAGTCATCGGTCTGGGAACCAAGATCGATAACCAGGTGATGATCGCTCATAACTGCGAAATCGGCAAACATAACGCGTTTGCTTCGCAAGTCGGTTTTGCCGGTTCGATTACCACAGGAGATTACGTTCGCTGTGCAGGACAGGTCGGTATCGCAGACCACGTGCACATCGGCGATCAGGCTACTCTGGGCGCCCGGGCCGGTGTCCACCGCGATATTCCGCCCGGCGAAGTCCATATCGGAACACCTGCAGCGCCTGAAAAAGAACAACGGAAAATTGTGATGTCGATTCGCAAGGTTCCTGAAATGCGGAAACAGATCCGTGACCTGGAACAGCAACTCAAAACACTCACACAGCAGTTCGAAGCTCTGAACGATTCGAGTCAGATCAACGACAAATCCGCGCTTACCTGAGCCTTCATTTCAAAACCCGTTTCAACGTGAAACTGACTGATTCATGATGAATACATTACAAACTCCCCCTCCCGATACCCGACGACAGATCGGATTGCTGGCTGGTGCAGGCCGCTTCCCAATCGTCTTTGCGGAACAGGCACAGCAACAGGGTTATTCCGTCTGCTGCCTGGGCATCTTCGGCATGGCCAGTGACGAACTGATGGACATCTGCGATACGTTCCACTGGATTCCCCTGGCACGCATCGGCCGGGCAATCAAATTGTTCAAACGGGAAGAAGTTAAACGCATCGTAATGGCGGGCAAGATTGAAAAAACGGTCCTGTTCAGCCCGTTTCGAATATTCAAACTGTTACCCGATTTCCGCACGCTGCATATGTGGTATCGTTACGCCAGGGAAGATCGTAAAGACGATACTCTGCTTCTGGCGGTGATCAAAGAATTTGAGCGTGACGATCTATTTTTCGAATCAGCACTGGATTATTGCCCGGAGTTACTTGTGAAACACGGATTTCTGACGAAACGACGTCCCAGCCACTCACAGTGGGAAGACATTAAAATGGGTTGGGATATTGCCAAGCAGATGGGCCAGTTGGACATTGGACAAAGTATCGTCGTGAACGATAAAGCTGTCATCGCCGTTGAAGCGATTGAAGGTACCGATCGTGCGATTCAACGGGCCGGCCAGCTTTGTAAACGAGGTGGCTTCACCGTGGTCAAAGTTGCCAAACCCCAGCAGGATCGTCGATTTGATGTTCCCACGGTGGGTATCAAAACATTGCAGACCATGCACGAAGCAGGTGGCCGGGTACTGGCAATTGAAAGCAACCAGACGATCATGATCGATCAACAGGAAGTCGCCGACCTGGCAGACAAGCTGGGAATCGCGATCGTTTCACTCAACGAAGAAGAGCTGTCACTGCAACTGGCCGGCTGAGTTATCAGTTTATTCTGAGGCCAGTTTCAGCTCACTGTCACCATCGGATTCTGGTTTTTCATCCAGGCTCTCGACCTCCAGGTTGAAGGCAGTCAGCATCTCGGTATGGCGATGACTTTCTTCGACCGGTTCCTGCTGCTTTTTATGCTTCCCGGTTAGTTCTACCTCGAAGCGGGTCGAAGCGATTGAGAGTTCATCTCCCGGCAGCAGTGCACCGCGGGTGATTTTCTGACCGTTCACCCGAGTTCCGTTTGTGCTGCACAAGTCTCGCACGAATAGAAGACCGTCCGTTTTGATAATCACACAATGGATCTTAGAGATGCTGTTTTTATCAATCTGAACGTCACACAGGTCCGATTTCCGACCGACCACTGTAACGTCTTTTTCAATCAGAATCGGCTGACCACCATTTAATGGAATCAGTTTCGCTATCATGGTACAGCCCGCATCGAGATCTCGAGATTTGTAAGTAGAGAAATGAAAGTGAGTTAACATGATCCCGAGATCGGCCCCCTGACCGGAATCACTAGCGCTCAATTAAATGTTATCACAGCTGAAGCGAATTTCCACGCTAATTCTGCTCACTTCAGGGGAATCAACCGGCTGTGAGCTCTGATTACGTCGGCTTTGGTGAAGATTCAGAGGATTTCCGGGAGCGTTTAACCCGAA
Proteins encoded in this window:
- a CDS encoding universal stress protein, whose product is MSYFHGKKILVPIDFSETSLEAIKKAIEIAEDPALVTVVHVMIPLDLVSPGVLFGGLTDEKRTDHVNKLAKKEFAKHQIEGITFETLIGDPGIKIADYAKEKGMDLIVIPSHGYTGITRLALGSVAERVLRHAPCPTLVLRQPKS
- a CDS encoding 3-keto-disaccharide hydrolase produces the protein MALCFLSSPEAVWAQSSTPAEAPTENEKKAPGPEAKKAPPAPKTLTGPEKLLNGGDFWDHWKFVSEESKETDPNVTWKVVSGGQDQPSVLTCTGKPYGYIRTQKTYENFQFSMEWMYPGDPNANSGILLFTAEPDKVWPKAFQVQLHRPEAGFVFPTPGSGAKSANKLSPTTPLDLPVGKWHKCVLTCRSGSISVMINGIKLGEVTGCDPSKGAIALQSEGSEIHFRNLVVEELAPAPAPESPTKPKKNGES
- a CDS encoding DUF3500 domain-containing protein; the encoded protein is MQFNPGSSADNKSPEFLQISRRHFVRTMGAALAGSPLLGAEHLLAGQSDTPAKTTAPEPLVKKLYESLTPAQKSKVCFDWDHKSKSGLLRQKIQANWNITKPYVTSDFYNKDQQELIEAIFFGHFDPSWHKNIRQQLLDDQGGYGEEQSIAIFGTPGTDQFQFVMTGRHTTVRCDGDSAEHLAFGGPIFYGHAAEDFNEKPDHPGNVFWQQALKANQVYKILDGKQRKQALIPQAPQESRVQFKKSADQITGLQIADMTKDQKQEMQSVLSLLLEPFRTSDQQEVRKCIDTQGGLDQCRLSFYQSGDIGNDETWDIWRLEGPSFVWHYRGAPHVHVWVNVSDDPKTKITTT
- a CDS encoding sugar phosphate isomerase/epimerase family protein, which gives rise to MTKELLSQQKVSSFSTPASTIKPDHASPSLSLSERISINQITTYHWSFKESLNGLLSAGIPAIGLWNRKVLDLEPAEAAELVIDSGMKVSTVSLAGGFTGCNEYAFEDAIADAIQLICFGGQVNASAIQIASGPRAGHTLNHARDLTMEALKRLGDVASLTGTRLALKTMRSPQSRHWTFLNSLHANLELIDACGHPAVGLALEPALLLNEENPVQLLSEIMPLIASVQVSDWDISEELTDEFPQYQLLEMIHDSGYKGFYDLEIWSEEIWQSDYESLLSRVRQLTQVESSRYE
- a CDS encoding PTS sugar transporter subunit IIA — protein: MEHESYSLDDLARQLGRDKRELEKLASRGRIPGRKVNGEWLFNSTEITHWLEQEMRSYSTTELERVEQTHPTTQLDSEHLISSLMPEELMEVPLDARTKRSVLESLIEIAGRTWQIWEPSAVLTAVQEREEAYPTAFDNGVAIPHPRNPLSDAVGEPVIAYGRTLSGIPFGSDRGGLTDIFFLVICSDTATHLSVLARLGRMLQLPDFVDLLREASTPQETRQVIIEAEKRVAEQ
- a CDS encoding PIG-L family deacetylase, with translation MNVELPEPLDVIAVGAHPDDVEIACGGTLAKLVQQGYRVGIIDLTDGEPTPLSPGPEHRLEEARKAAEILGIQVRETLELTNRRLFDSFENRVALATLFRKYRPKVVLGLAGKTPMASPDHWQAMQITDAAVFYSRLTKWNEHFSHTEPHTIQKQVWYPLGFGSLNYPEGSGQFVVDISETLDQKLESIRAYQSQFPPEKKRVYRLVESQNRLVGTSAGFEAGELFICATTLGVRDLVQTVCP
- a CDS encoding PP2C family protein-serine/threonine phosphatase; the protein is MVEIRYGKVSITGNFRENNEDNFFIDESRKYFLVADGMGGQCAGEKASQLAVELIPKRLDELIDFNSTPTGEVVQSIDKAVAHANGEIMALGELDPNCRSMGTTIVFVVQVGGELFIGGVGDSRVYLLRDEKLHQLTTDHSLTQALVDAGTITPEEALTHRYKNVLYRYLGTKDGSAGTQAQQLAPQSQDRIILCSDGVTDGIPDEKLQELLSQYDDPQQAAEEIVKSAQEGGSKDNITCIVLHVS
- the aroH gene encoding chorismate mutase, whose translation is MSVRGIRGATTVTQDVSAEVLSATRDLLEQLLKANRIENYEDIVSVFFTTTPDLTSAFPAEAARELGMKSVPLICASEIAVKGAMPRCIRVMIHVNTDQKQSEVVHVYLNEAQKLRPDVAAAQ